In the Entelurus aequoreus isolate RoL-2023_Sb linkage group LG16, RoL_Eaeq_v1.1, whole genome shotgun sequence genome, ccgttttcccaaaaaaatcctgcttttcccgaaatgaccaattttttgggaaattcccattgaaatcaatgggacatttttcaaagttccacaatttccacatttgtcatctgattcaaactgttccaatttcaaaatattcagcctgttcatgaattgtgtgctttactccaacagttctaaaaaaaaattccaggatttcagttcaacttcagcattggagcattcacacacaattcctccaggaattgcctcatctacttTAAATATTTCATTGATAATTACACCGCCATACTGTGTTTctatctgattataattgtgatcaaaaattgaataaataactaatgcaaagtatccaAAAACAAAGAATAGGTGCTTATTGCATTTTGATAGTGTATATAGAACGgaaagtaaccaaatattaacagtaaattagtaagtaatagttttgagaaagtaATACAACtagaaatgatgcaatatgttaccaGGAAAATAAGGAGCCTTTTTAAcccattttaaaataatttataggccaaatattatattgttatatgtCGTTatagcaggaggctgcaatatacactaccgttcaaaagtttggggtcaaattgaaatgtccttattttttaaggaaaagcactgtacttttcaatgaagataactataaactagtcttaactttaaagaaatacactctatacattgctaatgtggtaaatgactattctagctgcaaatgtctggtttttggtgcaatatctacataggtgtatagaggcccatttccagaaactatcactccagtgttctaatggtataatgtgtttgctcattggctcagaaggctaattgatgattagaaaacccttgtgcaatcatgttcacacatttgaaaacagtttagctcgttacagaagctacaaaactgaccttcctttgagcagattgagtttctggagcatcacgtttgtggggtcaattaaacgctcaaaatggccagaaaaagagaactttcatctgaaactcgacagtctattcttgttcttagaaatgaaggctattccacaaaattgtttgggtgaccccaaacttttgaacggtagtgtatatcgcaatatagattttaggctatATCGCCCTCCCTTGGTATCAACCAGTATCACCCACCCCTACGTCACACCAGAAGCACAGCACGTTTGCCTCGCCTGAAGTCTGGCAAACATGTGCATTTCAAAATAAGGGAATTTGTTTAAATTATTCCATGGAAAAATAAAATGAGAAATTTAAACAGGATGGCGAAGGGAAAGAAGGGAAAAATGTGAGAGTTTCTCTGAGAAAACAGGTGGGTCGATGGTTTCTAATGATAACTGACACAAATTACAATAGGAATGAAATagtaagactcaaaataatccacaagtcAAACTCAGAGCACGCTCATTCTACCGCAACTACATttagtgcatgtgtgtgcgtaaTAAAATCCTGAAGTCGCTCcttgcaagtaattaatgacagTTGCCACCTTGCGTAAAAATCAGTCAAATCCAAATGGCTGGTGTGAGTTCACCCTCAGTCCACTTCAAGACATGACTGTTCTTTATTTTGTGGGATAAGCATGTGATGGTGTTGACAGTGTGTTTTCCCTCAGCTAACAGTATGTTCTGGTCTACTCCAGTcagaatgtacacacacacacacacacacacacacacacacacacacacacacacacacacacacacacacacacagacacagacacagacacacacattaaaagGACATTATTGACTTTACAGCACTCTTATGCAACCCTGGAATGTTGGAAGTGGACCATGGCACTAAaccaacacattgtaccattatatGGCGTTCCTTCTCGGCATGTACTTTTTTGTTACTGTTTTTTTCTGGGgggttttggggggttttttacagaaaaaaacatttgatttatCTACTAAAATACAGATTGTGCAGCTGGATATCAAAACTGCTCCAGTACAACTGGACTTTAAGtatgtgtataaaaaataatactaCTAAAGTACACTACTTGAAAGCCATTATGTGAATATTTTACTTGTATgaggtaagaaaaaaaaagaaacaaataatGACTTAAAtttaagtaccatatttttcggactataaggcacttaaaatcctttaattttctcaaaaatcgacagtgcaccttatatccCAGTGCACCTAATatacagaataattttggttgtgcttactgacctcaaggcaattttatttggtacatagtgtaatgataagtgtgaccagtagatggcagtcatacataagagataagtgtggactgcaatatgatggcagtaaagaacaccaaaactttaaatgttccattgagaatatggaacattacacacagcgctcaaaaatctgtcaaaatgttcttAGTACGACttcagtaagctatgaagccgcaccgcttaatggattgtcCGTGCATTAAACATAAGAgtatataaggaccgcaaaatggcacctattagcagacatattacctggcgttttgtttcgcaatattatgcaaaaccaacttttttttaccttctggtacctgctgatctgtatttgggatctgcataagtcctgaaaatgtgcacaggtccgcaattgtagtccgtgccaacaccgtagtcgataagcttcttcttttttccgctgttgccatttctaataaaaagtagtgtaaagttcttacttacatctgtcagtagagtAGCTATTAAAACactaaaactgtagtgggtttacataattcacccaaggaactttagttatcagagagttccggtcggacggtttttcatgggacacatttccggcgttgttgcactagtgagccacggatgagaagatgctgctcaattattgatttaagtaaagtctgaatgtcattaaaacagttagctccatcttttgacacttcttccactcccgtccttgcacgctacaccgctacaacaaagatgacggggagaagacgctgccgaagttgagccacgtaaataagaccgcccacaaaacggcgcatcctgaagcgattgtcagaaagcgacttgaaaatgatctgtaaaacataatttatgcaacattttgaccaaagaaccaccagcacatgttatgtagaccacaagatagtgttttacatttagaaataaaaatcataatatgacccctttaatgcaccttataatccagtgcgccttttgtattaaagtagacctgactagacccgttcatcagcagtgcgccttttggtccgaaaaatacggtatattagggATTTGCTGTAATTTTCTTGACAATTGAAATAGAAAATAATGATATCTAAACACTTTATATAAGCTTCTTTTTCAAAGAACCCTGGAGGCTAGCATGCTGCATTGCAATTTCGTCGAGCCTTCCCGGTGAAATACGTAAAAAGACAAAAAGAAAAGTGTGCAAAACAAAAATAGCCAGAAGCCTTAGCTAAGGCTACACCAACAAAATTAGTCATGTTGTGTTATCTTGAAATAAACATTGTTTGACTATTCTAACATAAGGCCAAGTTCGTGCTAAAACGGCACTTAGAACTATGAAGAAAAACAGTAACATTAGCATTTATGCTAGCGCTAACATGACACTAAAGGTGTCCAGGCTGGTACTATCGATCACATCATTTTTTGCTCACAATTTTCAGTCTCAGAAGAATCAGAATAAGAATCAGGTTTATTGGCCAGGTATGTTtagcacacaaggaatttgacgtGGAAGAGAGCGCAGTTACAGATGATTGTGGATGTAAACTGTAAACTGTTTTATGTTTTTCAAGCTTCATGTGTTACAAAAAGACTGAAGCTCAATGCTAAATCTTGACGTCATTGCAGTGGAACATGACGCCAACATGGCCGCCTGGACTCTTGTCTGTAACTTATTTTCTTCATTGATTTATCACAGTCTAGTTTCAATGTTCTGTTTTTGTTACATtgctgtttgattgattgattgattggttgattgattgagacttgcattagtagattgcaccgtacagtacatattccatacaattgaccagtaaatggtaacacccgaataagtttttcaacttgtttaagtcggggtccacgttaatcaattcatggtaggctGTAGGCTTGATAGGACGAAGGACTTTCATTTAATTGTTTGTGCCTAACATTTGAGTCCCATCTGTTTGTCAAGTGAAGATGTGCTACGTTAGCTTTTATCATGAACCCCTTTATGCTAGTTGCTTGATCAAAAGGCGGAATGTTTTACATGGTTATTGTGTTTACATTAGTGGTTGATGTCCTTTTATGTTAATGTTTGCCACCAACTCAAAATCTGTCAGGCttgttactgacagtttggttatgtttggggttTCCTCTGTGTTTAAGTTTatatcctgtcagcgctcttattttgggtcCATTtactgcatgtctccctgagcgcacgtttccctcacctgtccctgattggcagcctgacaCACCTGGTTGCAATGGCCAATCCAGGCTACTCCAGTCAGGGTTTGATGATTGTGTTctgtatcctgtttcctgttgaCTGTTTCCTGTTCCCttttgcctgtttcctgtaacctgttatcctttttcctgttggctgtttcctgttgtctgtaacctgttatcctgtttcctgttggctgtttcctgttgcctgtttcctgtaaCCTGTTATCCTGTTTGCTGTTggctgttgcctgtttcctgtaacctgttatcctgttatcctgtttcctgttgcctgtttcctgttgcctgttatcctgtttcctgttggctgtttcctgtaacctgttatcctgtttcctgttggctgtttcctgttaactgtttcctgtaacctgttatcctgtttcctgttggctgtttcctgttgcctgtaacctgttatcctgtttcctgttggctgtttcctgttggctgtttcctgTAACCTGTTATCCTGTTTGCTGTTGGCTGTTTCCTGTAACCTGTTATCCTGTTTGCTGCTGGCTgtttcctgttgcctgtttcctgtaacctgttatcctgtttgctgtttcctgtttcctgtaacctgttatcctgtttgctgttggctgtttcctgttgcctgtttcctgtaacctgttatccggtttcctgttggctgtttcctgttggatgtttcctgtaacctgttatcctgttggctgtttcctgTTGCCTGTAACCTGTTGTCCTGTTTCCTGTTGGCTGcttcctgttgcctgtttcctgtaacctgttatcttgtttcctgttggctgtttcctgttacctgtaacctgttatcctgtttcctgttggctgtttcctgTTGGCTATTTACTGTtgcctgttgcctgtttcctgtaacctgttatcctgtttcctgttggctgtttcctgttggctgtttcctgTAACCTGTTATCCTGTTTCCTGCAACCTGTTATCCTGTTGGCTGTTTTCCCTGCATGTGTACTTACCAGTTTCACTATTTGTTTTTAGACATTAAATtcatgttttcctgcgctacgcctgccatctctgcatcttggtgtTCAAGACCGACAGCAGTCCCTGACAAAATCActgttttttaaaccaaaaaatataagaataccACCAACAGCTAGCATATCAGGCTATACAACACAGCTAAGTATAAGCCGCACAAACCTAATTTTTGactaattttattttgtacatattttgGCCACACAAGTCTATAAGCTATTACTGTCCCATAACATGGTCCActacgactaagtctgacctgaacaaattgcaacatgtttagaacagagcggctagactgGTATTTAAATGTTCTTTGTGCACTAATATTTCATTTATGCATTCccgcctgtcctggttgtctgttgaacaaaagatgcattgtagtctccttatgttctttagaactatcatGTTAGGAGACTTCCGGTTAAGATGTGAAGGAGGGAGGACGCGTCCGAGCGACTCTCCGTGAATTTGACACTCAAATTGTATAAAAACCACATATTGTGAGGAAATTCGAGTTGAAAGGAGAACATAAGTGATTATAGGCACACTATGGCTTCGCGGGGCGGCAAAACTCCACAGCAGGGGATAAAGGCGCACTTTACTCGGCATAGTAAAACTACCACTACAAACAGTGGGACTAGCTTAGCCTCTCCAGCTAGTAGCTCTGTAGCTGCTAAAGAGGCTAATGCTGGTAGCATGACCGCAGCCAGCCTACCCCCAGAAATGGAGAGCCTACACCGACTCATGACCGCATCAATGGAGAATATAATAGCTCCGCTGAAGAGGACCATGGATGAAGTGAAGATAATTGTGGAGGATCAAGGCAAAAGGATCGTCGACTTGGAAGAAAACGCAACGCAGCTAACTGAACGAGTCACCGCTCTTGAGGCTATATGTGAGCAGCTCTTGACCCAGAACGAGTCACTGAACGAACGCATGGAAGACGCCTCTAACAGGTCTAGACGCTGCAACCTGCGCGTCACGAACGTACTACCGAGTCCTGGGGAAAGGAACGACTGTGTTCAATTCATGCAAAACTTTTTTGCCACAGTACTTGGGGACGTGTTCACCGAGCCACCCATACTAGACAGAGCGCACAGGATCGGTAAGGAAAATCCGGGGCCCAACCCGAGGCCTAGAGTGATGATTGTCCGCTTCCATTACTTCCAGGACAAGATGCGTGCACTACGGGCAGACAGGAGCCTGCTACAATGGAAGGGACAGAAAATTATGCTCTATCCAGATTATGCGCCAGCTACTGTGAAACTTCGTGCCACATTCACCAAGGTAAAAGCTCAAATGTGGAAGAAGAATGTCCGATTCCGCCTCGTCTTTCCAgctgttttaaaggtggaatttaaaaacaaaacgcaTGCATTCAAGACCGCTGATGAAGCACAACGATTCTATGACCGGCGTATAGCCAGACTCCCGGACATGGAGAGAAACACAACTACCAAACCAGCGTCCGGGAGGAGAGGACGAGGCGATGGGAGGCATCAGCGTGGAAGGAGAATATAACGACGAAGTGAACGACGGCGAAGAAGAAGACGGCGGCAGCGGCAGCGAGTCCGGAGACAACATGGGGGCTCTGGACGAGAATGACGGTACTGAGTAGCACTGATCCGAGAAATGGGGTAAGAACACCACTACAACTGACACTTATGTAAATAGACACATCCACGGTTGCCTGCCAAGGAAATGGACACATTGAAGGGAATAGACTGATGGGAAACGGGCAGAGATTTACTTTCTTTTGGACTTTTGCAAGAACTTGGGACTCACGGGGGGGAGGGGGATGGTCAGGGGAAATAAGGGAAACGCTGGTATGGTTTATTGGTTTAGTCTATGTTTGAACTCTCATTCTATAAGATATTAGATCTGGAATCAGATAGaatacaaacctttttttttgttttgttctgtttgtgtgtgtgtgtgtgtgtgtgggtgtgtgtgtgtgtgggtgtgtgcgtgtgtgtgtatccattcatacatatgtgtgtgggtgcgtgcgtGAGTATCCACATCAGGACATGGATCGTGTGTGGGTGCTTTTGTGGGAATGTGGGCAAGTTCGCATgtttttgtatgcatatgtatgtgtgaatgggatTTTACGTGGGTATCTGATAAACATTTAGAAGCACTACATGTTTGTAATGATCCTttatgtattttactgtaaaccttttttatttatattttccacGGAGGGAGAGAGGAAAGATGACGGTATAAGGGAGAATGTATAATATTTAAGGGACTAAATTGGTTGAACATTGGATATCATACAGGCGACAAAACATTATGGAACCTGATCTGTACAGGGTTCAACTTGAATATCTTTTCATACTCTTGTATACTAAAAGAGGGATTTGGAAGGCATTTCCCCTTCGTCTCAGCTCGATTGTTGTCTCTGCTTTCACCACCTATTTCCCTCTCTCCCtcta is a window encoding:
- the LOC133631326 gene encoding uncharacterized protein LOC133631326; the encoded protein is MASRGGKTPQQGIKAHFTRHSKTTTTNSGTSLASPASSSVAAKEANAGSMTAASLPPEMESLHRLMTASMENIIAPLKRTMDEVKIIVEDQGKRIVDLEENATQLTERVTALEAICEQLLTQNESLNERMEDASNRSRRCNLRVTNVLPSPGERNDCVQFMQNFFATVLGDVFTEPPILDRAHRIGQDACTTGRQEPATMEGTENYALSRLCASYCETSCHIHQGKSSNVEEECPIPPRLSSCFKGGI